GACAACTTACagactgtaaaattttttaagcaaacATGTAGTCTTTCAACACGAGACTTGGAGAGACTAGAGACTGTAAAATTTCCCAGCAAACATTTAGTCTCCCAACACGAGACTTACAGAGACTAAAAACTGGGAATTTCCCAAcagctttaaaatttatctcttCAACAAGACCAAAcagtaacaaaaattttataagtaggGTACGTTTATCTACGAACAATAGTGTATGtacatataataaaattggtaCTACATTAGGCAGTAATATTTTTACACGTACAATATTTTCGTAGGTTGGTGTAAATTTGTAGGTTTGTGtccagaaaataatattttaaagattCATTCCGAACTGAACCTTCGAATCGGATAGTTTGCTTGAAATATCAGTGGATATCGTGTTGTGTTTcacagtgttaaaaaaatgttcgttTTAGTTTTTTGGATTAAAACCTTGCAAAAGTCTGTTATTAACGAAAAAGACATTTGCATTCCATCGAGCCCAGACGTTACAGCAGAAGTAGGGGATATTGTACTATAGTGAAATGGGGAAAATCGAAGTCTCAAACGAAGATTCTCCGATACATcagtaagttattaaaaatagtaaaacttgtaatataacaaaataattttcacaacttcgtaaagattaaaaaaatttttttttttctctattttctCTATCTATTTAATGAAATCTCTGTTCATATTCATAGGGTCTAAAgaagaattagaaaaaataaatgttgggGAAAGATGGGAACATCATTGATAAAGCAACAAgaaactcgaaaaaaaaacaattcaacaaaaatattgcagagaaaaaaagttttagtaaattcaaactattatcTCAAAAAGCTTGTAAGCAAACTGAGAAATATTATAATGAAGAACTTTTATCGagtttacttgaaaaaaattgcgaAGATAAAGATAATTACACAGATGACGATGAGATAGTAGCCGATACAATTCGAGATGACAATAAAACATCAGAAATCGATGAAATCAGTAAATCATGTTATATTTCAGTTTCCGATAATAGTATTAGTACCACGTGCGAACTTTGTTCATCATTGCCTGTAAGTAAGTATTTGCATTCATTtctataacaataatttattattgtttattttcattttaatttttcatacatttatttattttagcatTAATTACTGCATAGGCTATCATGTGTATGGAacatgttttaaaatttttaaagactaTACATTATCAGAAAGTATCTATTGAAAAAGCAAATAGTAGTGTAAGTaatgagtaaaataataatgcatTATACTCctgtataagaaaattttaattaattttaaatgtaatatttaataataaaaactattaatataaaactatattgtatttttaattatttgtataaaaatattttaagagtTGATCCTCAGTCTCTCATTCAGAGACTTTAAAACAGTCTCGCAGAGTCTCTCATTAAGAGATTCTAAAACAGTCTCGCCGAGTCTCTCATTCGGAGATTCTAAAACAGTCTCGCCGAGTCTCTCATTCGGAGATTCTGAAACAGTCTCGCAGAGTCTCTGATTCGGAGACTTCTATTACTTTAAAACAGTCTTCGGAAGTCTCTTCCTGAGAGATTCGTAGAGATCGAGTCTCTACGAGTCTCTGTGGTTGCCAACACAGAGACTCCCAGAGACTACAATAAGTCTCTCATTCAGAGACTCCAAGAGACTCTCAGAGACTCCGAGagacttgaatttttcgtctcgGGCTAccacttgaaaatattattatagatatagaaaaataaaattccttgccagtttcagcccttaattttaattttaagtactttatatttgattttgaagttttcccattaaaaatacaaaggaaagttgggatttttttttaattctctataagtCAGCCGCATTAcaagttatcgggtcgccgtttgcggcatttgttaggcaatttgatactcttcaaaagtctccttaatagttttactcggactctaattgttttttctgtattggttctgaaaataattttcttaataataatttaagtttttggttgatattaactaagtaacgaaatttacagaaaaactGCAAACaacgattttttagaaaattttattcgctacgATAAAGGTCCTCTTAGTAAAGTGGCTGAAGTTctccgttcacgtgatatagggattttagtaattttgtaaatgaaatatttgtcaaaagaTTTCACTAAATGCtattttacttcaattttcaatcagtaaataattttccttttattaatttaatccagtcattaaaatcagaaggggtcaaattgatgaagtttggaaaaatttttgctagATTTATATGCCAGtgcaaatttgatttattataagAAGTCTACTTACATTGATCATATTTCATAGTGATGCAGTTTCTCGATTTTGATTAGTAAAACTTTAGAATGGAGAGAGAAAATCAATATCGTCATGATTGGTCCTTTTCAAGGAGTGGGGGTAAACTTTACCTCTTCGATAATTGGTTAAAATTCAGTGGAGGGGGTAATCAAAGTTTTTATACTATACATACGTCAGACGGTCAGTAGCAGTCATTACGCTCGAAACGTTGCGCTGTACGCCTCGCAAGTTACATTCATCATTCATTGACACATCATGGATTGtaatttccaaatttcaacGTACACAACTGTATACTCCGTTGAACTGGAGTACTTTGACGAACTCCTCTTCATCAACGATGCTGGGACAGTTACTCCGATATTTATAGAGTTTCCCTCAGGTCTTCAGGTCAACGACGTTTGGAGCTTCAAAGTAGAGGTTAGCCACGACGAAGAAGACGAACACTGGATCACTTTGGGGATCCTTCCATTGAAATCGGAGCATTCTGAAATCAGCTTTGAGCTCGAATGCTGTGTGGTGGATGAGGAAGGTAACCTACTGAGACTGCCTGCGAAAATACAACCGTTTAACGACTACGACAATTACATATACCTCGGGGGTTTCTTCAAACGAAGTGACCCCGACTTGTTGCGTCTACTGGTGGACGGAAatctaattttacagataaAGCTGACTGTTTTTCTAGGTGACGATACAGATAAATAGATACTCAAGTTcccgaactttgagttgaaaacggcccttttcagggccaccaaatatTTTACACGTAAAAACTGACTCAAGTTTCATAAATACCTCAACTCATATCCTTTGTCCAAAACTCTTCCAAAATtaacattcatttatttaatgcctaataaagataattactGATACTgtagttagcagacgtctaataatttttggatttttttttttttgacgataaaccataaaaaaaaatttgggcgtcggttgaccctgcgggccagcccgaaatttcccgctgttttcgagctcaaggagcttgaaaacatcattgtgaatatatattttcgagctcttcaagtgctattacatggaaccattttttttataagctttCCAAGCTCTAACAACTCACGTTTTATGCTATAGTTTGAAATGTTAAGagtcgaaaatcattaatgaagctCGAAGCGCGgctttaacatttttattatcgattatatgttctctaaaataaatgtgttaaggcagaaatcaatgtcatcGCTTGATTAAATCAATGGCAGTGATtaaaatcaagatttaaatgagttttgacttaagTCAGAGCAATAATGTATGGAATATCCGCCCAtatgaaaaaaacatatactgtcgataatatataaaaaaatatatggtaaataactaatcatatatggcggcaaaattattaatattgattaatatatgatttatcatatataataatgtatacgtttaatattataataatccatatcattaataatatatgtgattatatacatgtgatattgtatcaataattatatgaccgctttatattttaatttataacgtaaaatatatgtttcatcttataaattaatgtataatttcaatattattataatccatataatttatgatatatgtaattgtatacatatgatattacatctcaaattatattctcgttttatatataaacttataatttcaatattcaaaaaatttcgatattattatacataaataatttaaaaaatacactcataccaaaaattaaaggaaaaaaaacattttagaaattttttagtgatttttgcaagactgtaacttcatgaaaaataatcgtatcgagattttaaaaaaaagcattttatagcatgaaatctttagttttatatttgtagaaatatatataaacatatatctatataaattgagacaaatcgcttttcgtcttcgcgatttttaccagcagccaccagaatttgCGGGCTggaccctggcttaggctggcctctaacaaatatttgttttacttggacagagcagtgggctggggttcttgcaaagcaaagacccgcacttattcaaactcggcaacgtatgagaaaacttattaacttacctcacggcttataaaattatagaatattcttattgatggtcgaattactatttgtaacttaattaatatttattttatcagactattCGAAAAGcttaccagtaaaataggaaataaataggatgaacagataaaaaatacagtGAATGATTAACAAGTGCAATGATTGTTTATTgccaatgataataataaaaattacttacaagaaaatgTAAGCGCTGGTTACAATGTAGACAGATTCGTGGcacagtataaattttatatcgcgagtatatcgccggtaacgtacagtaatatttatttaagctaactttgtttataataatcagtgAACGTTGACAGTAAAGTATATCGCAAGAGAATTGCTAGTAATACAACCATAacgcaagttaatttcccgatttacaaagtagttacccgtattaacaaagtcgcaaattaattgctagtatatgacagtaaaactaaattatacgtcttatcgctaattgatccaggatcgaagtcaAGTTCAATCACCGTAGGGTCTTAGGGCTGAGTTTTTGGGCTCGCTCCCCACTTTCCCTCACGGTcatgcctttttttttttcattttcggtcaaatcatgttatttttgatattttaagctgATCGGCGATATCTGGGGCATAATGGaccacctgaaaaaaaattttctacaaaaaattttttttttttctaaactaaaatgaatttgaaaaatttaccaattaaagctcttttaggtcaatacactaaaaaaaaattcgcaaagtgtttaacagtttaatataaattcattgaaatGTTGAAACTCCGGACAGGAGTGAGTTGGGAATGACATAAAATCcacgtcactccgagatcacttcGCTAAAAAAACTCCCGAATtccccgtaaaaaaaaaatttttttgtaatagaatttttcatacaatCTATCACTAAAACTATATTTCTATACTATCTTTGTGTATTCATCAGGAATTCATCTGGAATTCATatatttgtgtcaaaatatTACTTCCACATGATATTCAGCGGATCACCTGTGGAATACCGCAACTTTTTTACACGggcaattttttaagttcattttttacttaaaaagactTGAAGATTGGGGGTGTATGCAGCCAGTTTACCGGGTATGGTCAAGATGGACCAGGGTTCGGATCTCCCGAATCTCCGTCGGGAAacccacacggaaaaattatatatccgtatatattcgggcaaatctaaatatatgccgcatatataatttttccgtgtgggaAGATTGGTGGTAAAATTTGAGTTGCGGTTAATcagaaaaaatagtgaaagagttacatgaaattttgttaaaagttactttacttttaaaattctctttatttatcattttagttATTACATGTTTGTTGTTACATAGTTTATGTTTCTTgagttatattattttgtacCCGTTTGCTCGCAAACTTTACAAAGTTTGTTGatatgttttgattttgtgtttttatatttattcagtgTTTGTGTTTCATtttggctaaaaaattttgttaaaaaaaatccctttATGTTAGAAGttagttctgaaaaaaataacaacaataatagtcGCATCGGTATTGGCGACCCAATGAGAACTTATTTAGCAGtgaaggaaaaattttctcatctgTGAGTGGCTCGCAGTTCCCGAtgcaaaataataacaatagtaattgCGTCGGTATCTGCGATCCAATAACAATGTAATCAAAGTcacgagaaaaattttgtataattttcggtggcctataaaaattatatggaatttttcggtgataaaaattttgacactCGATGATTTTCTTTGACTTCTTGGGTACTCaagtgtaattaatttacttacaggaataataaaataaaataattttaatttttcaatctacacttagagaattttacggtatttttcacgtaatattttatagaaaaattactatacgtatTGTATAGCATGACggcattataaaatttgtaattttgacaaagcaacatatttaaatttattttataaatttttactggcTACATCGCAATTTATTATACTGAATTAGAGTATTGAGTATAAAATGAAAgcaacaaatgaaaaaaaaatcggtctgtcagttgaccctgtaggccagccccaaaacgtcccgctgttttcgagctcaagaacctcgaaaacattattgtgaatacattttcgagctcgaaaatacgtttgcatgctgttgttttcgaaaaaaaacgtttttcaccattttttctccaacgatatctctcaaacgaataaaccgattgagacagttgaggtggcaatcgacgcgttttatcaaattctaaagctgatcgaattttgaattcgatttatcgagtcgtttttaagatatttcagaaaaaataaaaaaatttttttttttaattctttcgacaacggtttcttttgaacgaataaaccgattttgatggttgaggtggcattcgacgcggcttataaagctctagagcccagttcattttggaatcaatccatcgagcacattaaaagttatccaaacaaaacatttttgaaaaaatgttatttttggaatatctctgaacgagccctaccgatcaagctcaattttctcacggcttcaacatattgacaatccgcgtcgaatgacaccttaaagttcaaaagcggttcatccgttcaaaagatacaagtatttacatacgtacgtatgtacgtacatacatacactcggatataatcttgaaattagtcagaatagcttcctaggacctcaaaacgtcgacatctgatggaaattcgattttcgtaaatcggaccgaaaccaataacttcccgaatttttgaaaatttacaattttcttagcgggaagttagaaattcataattttcaaaatatatttcgatatttttgtCTGCTTCcactaataaaccgatttttcTTTTCCCCACCTCaaaaattcaagaattttatatcaataaagtttctatttatttatgttaataattctaatttttgagaattataaaaatcttaattttcaaattacggctttctttttagtcctaagaaaaaataataaaagacattttttttttttaattaaattctgaacaacttttacttgaaaaatttgtttatacgGCCAATATTTTCTTcgtaattctaaaattaatattcatatgaataattcaaatttttgataattgtggaaatcttaattttgaaataacggCTTTCtttttagtcctaagaaaaaataataagagacatttttgttttaaataaaatttcctaggacttttgcttaaaaaatttttttcgacaaccaatattttttccgtaatttcaaaaatttgacaccagtatttattattgcttgattttaaattaaagcaaaAATCTTGGCCCTATTTATGACACTGAAagtagccgacgtctaatttttgaattttttttttaaacatgacattttaaaaaattgcacctatagtttttttaattttatatatgagcaattatttttttttttaattaaattcttgaaaaatacatttgcaaatttttaactgtctgctaacttcaggatcatatgtttttttttaattttttattcgaagataatttgtattttttaaaaatagaaagtgatattttgaattaaatttttgatttttattctgcattcattaaaaaattttataaaaatttaatttggaaaaattaactAAGTCTAAGTGCAGTAGACAtccgacaattttttaattacatctaaaaaaattaaataagtaaagtaataaaatttttaaaaaatgcatctaCTGAATTCCGAATtgtctaaatatgaatttttttttttattttgtaaacattttcatttattatttcaaagtttaaaaaattgtcagatgttcgctaactttactgtcataagaattaattattactcttaaaataaaattacttatataaaataattaattatattaaaatcaaaacaaaaagaggatttcgttttattaatattttatttttcaaaagacaTGATTAAGTCTATTGtgcattatcattaattttaattacattattatttgattatttacaaaaaatatatcaaacttattaaataaaaagtaaatttttaaaatataatttactcttttactatttactatttacataaaatacttaatatttaatttatgaaaataataaaacctacaataatattttacaataaaaaataactggatgataaataattatgtacaaaaaattaaaaaattattaaaactacAAAAGCTTACGTCTCTTAGCAGAACACAAAATACTGCCCATGTCGTAATTATTTTGACGCTTACGGCTGTGGTCCAGATCCGCTTCAGTTGAGGGTACAAGCTGGCAGGTACTTCCAATGGAATTATCCTGAACTTCTACATCAGGAGGTGAAGAAGTCGATGATCCATCTGATTcagattttttcttcatcagtcTATCACGATACTCGTGATAGCTGATTTTTCGTCGAGTCCTTGGCTTCTCGACTTCAGGGTTACCGGAAACAATTTCTGGATCCGATGAACTGGGGGTCGTCGCTATCCGATTCACTGCAGTCACTTTGACCgatggatttttaaataatcccaTCACCCGGTTTTTTATCCTGGGTGACATTTTATCTAAAACCGCTTTAAACTCCCTGTCCATCTTAATCAGTAAATCGAAGGTCACTTTGGTGTCGAGGAGCCAAAACCAAAGATTCCCGTCTATGACTTGGGGAATCTTCCACTGCGATGATTGGATGGTGAAATAAATACAGAATGACGCCACAACTGCCGGTTTATATTTCACGCACATTGACGTCATCTGTAAAGTGTAATTAGCCATCTGCAGGAAAATCTTGCATAATTCCTTGCAAGCTTTTATTTCCCCACAGAATTTATTGATGTAATGATGAGGGTGACTAACCCCCATCTTGAATCCAAGTGTTCCCAGAAGAAGTTGCTCATTTGAAGTTAGTGCCTTGACCTTCTCCTGGTTCTCGGCAAAAGTAGTGTCCAGTTGGTGAACTTCGTATTTGTTGAGGCAGACATGAAGAGCGCTGATGACCGCCTGCGATTTTTGTGGCTCTTCTTCCACCTTTGCCGCCAGAAAAATCGCTGCCGTGGCAATTTCATACCGGTGAAACTTGGCTAATGAATGGTGAATAAAGAATCTGTGCATGTACACAATGGCAGTGTGCACACAGACTTCTGACAACTTTAGCCGCTTGCCTAAATCAGTTATAAGGTAAGCGGCTTGTTGTTTGTAATCTAGCTCCTTCTCCGCGCTGATGCCATCCTTGGAACTAGGAGAGTTCTTCAACTCTTCTTTGTTGAAATACCACTTTTGAGCcatttttattcacaatttTTCACTGTTAATTTAACTTCACTGGAAACTTTCTTACTCTGCACTGGAACAGCTTAAGCACTTTGAAATAAcacaatttggttttttccgtaacttttgaaatattctCAGACGAACTGTTGGGTATGAAGTTCGAGAATAAAGTGAGGAAATATTGACAAGACACTAAAATTTAAGggattttataacaaaagaaATTGTCACAACAATGGGTATGGgggtaattaaaaagtaatagttTGGGGCTGAAGAAATGTACCTGATGTAATTAGGAAAAGGTAATTAGACTTAGAACTCACAATATTATGGTCATTAAGGTCTGCATATTCACGTGTGAACGTAATTACTATTCCTGTGAAAGACCAAATggcaaataattaagtttgtcattatatatttatgccgAAGTCTcaaataatagatttaaaatttcctgaaaattaAAGTATACGGAAATAAATTACCTGTGTACATTAAGAGGCGACAAATAACATAATGACGGTAATCAGTAAAtagtatcattttaaataggtattctttcattttcgattcaaacgtaaataattataaaataaatattaaaatttattgtctatacaggaaaaattaattttcggaatttaaaaattgtaatttgaaaattaaaaatttatgatgtgtattgtaaaatttgttttttatattgacaTCCAGGTTTcgggttttaattttaagcatcacccgtgtaaaaaattgCGAAATTTCGCCGGTAATTCACAGGTGATCAGCTGAATATCATGTGTAAGTCatattttgacacaaatatgaattTCAGATAATTTTCGGATGAATATCAAAAgataatatgtaaaaaaaagttagtaaTAGAttgtaatgattttattataagttGACACGTAAAAtgggagatatttttttttaaatcagcagTCATAGTCCATCGACTGAAGAAgaggtcccgtaaacattttgttggcaccgggtaaatacaactttttttttatgtattttgggccaaggatcacgaaaatcgggtccattttgtttaaaactggtgcaaacaattgtttataacaatttaattgtttaaatcgaaataactcCTGAACAGCTGGTTTGTTAAGGCAGcgtagaggaaaaaaaatgttcagaataaaaaaatacacaagaAAGGTatcatatgttttttttgcatctcgaatatttcgcgagatataataaaaaaacgagccggcgctcggacctctccctctcgcactagcgactgcctatgcgcgagctctctctccgctaaatcgcgtcagatgctTGATTGGCcggaattttttcaagttttttatattaaaaataaaaaaaaaaaaaaaaaatcgacaaattgtcgatactaccaatcaacagcattttttctgaaacaaatttctgtcgtatccacaaaagacgttttttggtagtatcgacccatttcggactttgaaaaaaaccatttgtttataacatttgtgaacaaaaaaaaaaacgttttttgtggatacgacagaaatttgtttcataaaaaatgctgtcgattggtagtattgacaatttgtcgatttttttttttttttttttgatttttaatataaaaaacttgaaaaaattccgGCCAATCAagcatctgacgcgatttggcggagagagagctcgcgcataggcagtcgctagtgcGAGAGGGAGAGGTCCAAGCGCTGGCTcggttttttattatatctcgcgaaatattcgagatgcaaaaaaaacatgtgataccttttttgtgttttttttcattctgaacatttttttcctctacGCTGCCCCAACAAACTAGCTGTTCGGgagttatttcgatttaaacaattaaattgctataaacaattgtttgcaccgcttttgaacaaaatggacccgaatttcgtgatccttggcccaaTATACATAAGAAACAGTTGGATTTACTCGGTAccaacaaaatgtttacgggacctcctcttcagccgatggaCTACATGTGTGCGTGCATGTGCACATGTgtagatatatgtatgtatgtgcgtGCGTGCGTGCGCGCGCACGTGTGtatctgtgtgtgtgtgtgtgtgtgtgtgtgtgtgtgtgtgtgtgtgtgtgaaattaATCACTTTCCCAGTTAATCAAATTACACATAGACAAGCGTCTGACTAtaacgtttatattttaattttttatgcgcttacacggaaagaaatttttcgcggaTACCACTATGCTGTATGGTCGATTCcaccatactgtatggtagcAAGGATTATTCCATTCGTTCAAAAATTGCATGTATAGATGATTCGACCATACGGGAATGGTAACATTCACAATAATCATGGCGTATGAGTCCATGGCAGTATGGGCGTCAAGCCCTATTTTGTCCCGGTCCTCAAAGAAGTTAATTAAcattgaatacttttaaataattcgaccttgttgataattttaagtagTCAGTCTAATGTGTGAAAATTCCCAGTTCATTATCTCCATCGTCTAGACTCtaatgagtatttttatattcaacgATAATGACAAATGTGA
The Microplitis mediator isolate UGA2020A chromosome 6, iyMicMedi2.1, whole genome shotgun sequence genome window above contains:
- the LOC130670079 gene encoding cyclin-T-like; this translates as MAQKWYFNKEELKNSPSSKDGISAEKELDYKQQAAYLITDLGKRLKLSEVCVHTAIVYMHRFFIHHSLAKFHRYEIATAAIFLAAKVEEEPQKSQAVISALHVCLNKYEVHQLDTTFAENQEKVKALTSNEQLLLGTLGFKMGVSHPHHYINKFCGEIKACKELCKIFLQMANYTLQMTSMCVKYKPAVVASFCIYFTIQSSQWKIPQVIDGNLWFWLLDTKVTFDLLIKMDREFKAVLDKMSPRIKNRVMGLFKNPSVKVTAVNRIATTPSSSDPEIVSGNPEVEKPRTRRKISYHEYRDRLMKKKSESDGSSTSSPPDVEVQDNSIGSTCQLVPSTEADLDHSRKRQNNYDMGSILCSAKRRKLL